From one Eptesicus fuscus isolate TK198812 chromosome 21, DD_ASM_mEF_20220401, whole genome shotgun sequence genomic stretch:
- the FBXO17 gene encoding F-box only protein 17, whose translation MGARPSRRRTPADPPIALDALPPELLVQVLSHLPPRTLVMRCRSVCRAWRDVVDGPTVWLLQLARDRSAEGRALYAVAQRFPPNREDEEEFPLCALARYCLRAPLRRNLIFNSCGEQGFRGWEVEHGGNGWAVEKNLTLVPGAPSQTCFVTSFEWCFKRQIVDLVMEGVWQELLDSAQIEICVADWWGARENCGCIYRLRVRLLDVYENEVVKFSASPNPVLQWTERGYRQVSHVFTNFGQGIRYVSFEQYGRDTRSWVGHYGALVTHSSVRVRIRLS comes from the exons ATGGGCGCCCGGCCCTCGCGCAGGCGGACGCCCGCGGACCCGCCCATAGCCTTGGACGCGCTGCCCCCAGAGCTGCTGGTGCAGGTGCTGAGCCACCTGCCGCCGCGCACCTTGGTGATGCGCTGCCGCTCCGTGTGCCGCGCGTGGCGCGACGTGGTGGACGGGCCCACAGTGTGGCTGCTGCAGTTGGCTCGCGACCGCAGCGCCGAGGGCCGCGCACTCTACGCGGTTGCCCAGCGCTTCCCGCCCAATCGCGAGGACGAGGAGGAGTTCCCGCTGTGCGCCCTGGCGCGCTACTGCCTGCGAGCGCCTCTCCGCCGAAACCTCATCTTCAACTCCTGCGGAGAGC AGGGCTtcagaggctgggaggtggaACACGGCGGGAATGGCTGGGCCGTGGAAAAGAACCTGACCCTGGTGCCGGGGGCTCCTTCCCAGACCTGTTTCGTGACTTCTTTCGA ATGGTGCTTCAAGCGGCAGATTGTGGACTTGGTGATGGAGGGGGTGTGGCAGGAGCTGCTGGACAGCGCCCAGATTGAGATCTGTGTGGCTGACTG GTGGGGCGCCCGAGAGAACTGCGGCTGCATCTACCGGCTCCGGGTCCGCCTTCTGGACGTGTACGAAAATGAAGTGGTCAAGTTCTCGGCCTCACCCAACCCGGTCCTTCAGTGGACTGAGAGAGGCTACCGACAG GTCTCCCACGTCTTCACCAACTTTGGCCAAGGCATCCGATACGTGTCTTTTGAGCAGTATGGGAGAGACACTCGCTCCTGGGTGGGACACTACGGCGCCCTCGTGACGCACTCCAGCGTGAGAGTCAGGATCCGCTTGTCCTAG